Within the Bacillota bacterium genome, the region AAACGCTATCCCCGGACCCGGTTGCAGCGCATCCTGATGCAACTGATGCTGGACTTTGAAAACATTCCCCAACCAAAAACTTACACCCCGTATATCCGTGTGCTTGGATATACAGCCCAAGGCCGTTCCCTAGCGAAACGACTTGCAGGCGGCAAAATTCCTGTCATTTTCTCGCCCGCCAAAGACGCAAACCGTTTGGATATCACAGCCCGGGCGCTCTTGAATTTGGACCTCAGAGCCGGTGATTATTACTCGCTGGCCACCCGAAAGCCATTACCGATGGAGCTTACACTTCAGCCTATTGAGGGTTGAACTCAGAACGCTTTTTTTTCAAGACATAGCCAATGGTGCTGATGGTATCCACGGCGGCCTGCTCTCCTTCGGCAACTAATTCATCGACCCGATGAAAATGTGCCGGACTTATGTGTCCTACCTGGGGACGGATCAAGATATCAGTATCGAGAATTGTAGTATTCATTATTTTGCGCTCCATAATATCAATGGTCTGGAACATTACATCAAACATATTGCGCACTGGCTGGTGGGCCACAAATTTGTTGACGTCCACCGCAATTATTACGTCGGCGCCCATCTGCCTGACGACACTTACGGGAACACGGTCGACAATGCCGCCATCCACCAACAACTTGTCGTCAATGGAAATTGGTTTAAAGACCACCGGAATGCTGATGCTGGCGCGGATTGCCGTGGCCAACGCCCCTTTGCTTAGCACAACCGGTTCTCCCCGCTCAATGTCTGTAGCCACAGCTGCAAACGGTCGCGGCAGGTCCTCAATCCGTTGATTTTTTGTCAATAGCTGTAACATGGACTGAATCTTATCCCCACGGACAAAACCCTGGCGAGGAACGGTTAGATCAATCCATGAGCGAGATTGAAGCTCGCTGGCGAATTTTATCATGAACTCCACGTCAAGGCCGAAGCTGTATAAGCCGCCTATCAATGCTCCCATACTGGTCCCCGCGATATAATCGATGGGGATTTTATATTTTTCCAGTACACGCAGAACACCCAGGTGGGCAATACCCCGGGCAGAACCAGCGCCAAGGGCCAGCCCAATTTTTGGTCTATCAGACATTTTCCTTCCTCCATAGTAGTGTTTTTAACACTCCACGTTAAAAAACACTAATAAAATCCTAGATTACAAATAAATTAGATATTGCAAGGGGGGAGAGTTTTGACAATCACACGCAAAAGACGATTGGCGTTTTATATGTTTGCCCTAATTGGTTTTACACTCACATTTTCCATGGTTTTATTTCCTGAAAATGCATTTCAGGCAGCTGTTCGTGGTTTAGATGTCTGGTGGAATGTGGTATTTCCAGCGCTCTTGCCTTTTTTTATAGCCGCCGAAATACTCATGGGATTGGGAGTTGTGCATTTTATGGGTGTGATGCTTGAACCGCTGATGCGTCCCCTGTTTCGTGTACCGGGGTCAGGGGCGTTTGTCATGTCTGTCGGACTGGCATCAGGATTCCCCATTGGTGCAATCCTAACTGCAAAACTCCGCTCCCAAAATATGATCAGCAAGGAAGAAGGCGAACGGTTGATGTCCTTCACCAACACAGCTGACCCGCTCTTTATGTTTGGCGCCGTCGCCGTCGGCATGCTTGCTTATCCGCAAATCGGCTATACAATTGCTGTCGCCCACTATCTTTCAAGCATCAGTGTCGGTCTGCTGATGCGGTTTCACAAACCCTCCGCCGCCCCGTCATCAGCTCCCGGCTCAAAACGCCAATTTATTCTTATTCGTGCAGCAAAAAGTCTTGTCGAGGCAAGAACTAAAGAACAACGTCCCTTTGGCAAGTTGATGGGTGACGCAGTACGTAATTCAGTCAGTTCCCTATTATTGGTCGGCGGATTTATTATCAGCTTTTCGGTAGTCATCGAGATTCTCAATGCGTCTGGAATTGTTGCCTGGATTGCAGAAATTTTTGCTGTATCCAGCGACTACCTGCTGCTGATCACAAATGGCATTTTAGAAATAACTCTGGGCTGTCAGGTGGCGTCCCAGTCATCGTTGGCAATGACTCATAAAATAATGGCAGTAAGTGGGGTAATCGCTTGGAGCGGTCTATCTGTCCACGGTCAAGTGGCAAGCATAATCAGCGGCACCGACCTCGACATAAAACCATACCTGGTGGCACGGGCTATTCATGCCACGTTGGCTGCGGTCTACACCCTACTATTGTTCCAGTTTGATTTAGTTCCTGCCCTGGATGCATCAGTGCCCATTTACGCCACCTTGGAGTTGGGGCAGAGATATTTGCTGTCAGCATCGGTGCTTGGTAGAGTTATGACCGGCTGGGTGCTGCTAGCTGTCGGTGTCGGCCTGTTTCAGGCTATTTCCCGCTTGCGCCTTTCTATATTTAAAGTTAAATCTGGGCTTTAATTTGGGCCTGAATGATATCATGAATAGAATCAGGAACCAGACCACGGATACAGCCATCAAGTCGGGCCACTTCTTTAACCATGCTGGAACTTAAAAACGAATACTTGCTGTTAGTTGTCAAAAATAAAGTTTCAATTTCATCCCCGATCTTTTTATTCATCAACGCCATTTGAAATTCATATTCAAAATCAGAAATCGCCCGCAACCCTTTGACAATCACTTGCGCTTCCCTTTCCCGGGCTGCTTCCACCAATAGACCGGAGAACGTAATGATTTCAACATTGGGCAACTGGCCAGTAACCTGATTTAGCAAATCAATCCGCTGTTCAACTGTGAACAGTGGATTTTTGCTTGCGTTGGTGGCGACGGCCACATACAAGTGCTCAAAGATCCTACTGGCTCGGGTGATTATGTCCAAGTGCCCCATGGTTACCGGGTCAAAACTACCCGGGCAAATTGCCTTTGTCATGTTTTCACCTCGTTTCATTTCGAAAAAAAGTTACCGCAGTATCTCCATAGCGACGGGACTGAATCTCCACAAGGGCAGTTTCTGT harbors:
- the coaD gene encoding pantetheine-phosphate adenylyltransferase; translation: MTKAICPGSFDPVTMGHLDIITRASRIFEHLYVAVATNASKNPLFTVEQRIDLLNQVTGQLPNVEIITFSGLLVEAAREREAQVIVKGLRAISDFEYEFQMALMNKKIGDEIETLFLTTNSKYSFLSSSMVKEVARLDGCIRGLVPDSIHDIIQAQIKAQI
- a CDS encoding patatin family protein, whose amino-acid sequence is MSDRPKIGLALGAGSARGIAHLGVLRVLEKYKIPIDYIAGTSMGALIGGLYSFGLDVEFMIKFASELQSRSWIDLTVPRQGFVRGDKIQSMLQLLTKNQRIEDLPRPFAAVATDIERGEPVVLSKGALATAIRASISIPVVFKPISIDDKLLVDGGIVDRVPVSVVRQMGADVIIAVDVNKFVAHQPVRNMFDVMFQTIDIMERKIMNTTILDTDILIRPQVGHISPAHFHRVDELVAEGEQAAVDTISTIGYVLKKKRSEFNPQ
- the ylbJ gene encoding sporulation integral membrane protein YlbJ, whose protein sequence is MTITRKRRLAFYMFALIGFTLTFSMVLFPENAFQAAVRGLDVWWNVVFPALLPFFIAAEILMGLGVVHFMGVMLEPLMRPLFRVPGSGAFVMSVGLASGFPIGAILTAKLRSQNMISKEEGERLMSFTNTADPLFMFGAVAVGMLAYPQIGYTIAVAHYLSSISVGLLMRFHKPSAAPSSAPGSKRQFILIRAAKSLVEARTKEQRPFGKLMGDAVRNSVSSLLLVGGFIISFSVVIEILNASGIVAWIAEIFAVSSDYLLLITNGILEITLGCQVASQSSLAMTHKIMAVSGVIAWSGLSVHGQVASIISGTDLDIKPYLVARAIHATLAAVYTLLLFQFDLVPALDASVPIYATLELGQRYLLSASVLGRVMTGWVLLAVGVGLFQAISRLRLSIFKVKSGL